The proteins below come from a single Dermatophilaceae bacterium Soc4.6 genomic window:
- a CDS encoding acyl-CoA thioester hydrolase/BAAT C-terminal domain-containing protein codes for MSSPEGVLLRPDSPCGTGVLVLSGSSGRVDDERARLLAEHGALAMSVRWFGGPGQPPGPYEVPLEQLTECLDALAGVSDRLAVVGVSFGAELALVLAAQDPRVTSVAAFAPSSVVWAGVADDGPGGEARQTSHWSHGGEPLPFVPFDESWEPDSDPPAFRSLYATSLAARPDLVRAATIPVERIGGDVVLVAGGDDQVWPSVDFARRIEERRDAHGLATSVVVHHDAGHRTVLPGESPVVGGLAMQRGGTPEADTELGRWAWPHLLRALHLRG; via the coding sequence TTGAGCAGCCCCGAGGGTGTGCTCCTGCGCCCCGACTCCCCCTGCGGCACAGGTGTGCTCGTTCTGAGCGGGTCGAGCGGTCGGGTCGACGACGAGCGGGCGCGGCTGCTGGCCGAGCACGGAGCGCTCGCGATGTCGGTGAGGTGGTTCGGCGGCCCGGGCCAGCCGCCCGGCCCCTATGAGGTGCCGCTGGAGCAGCTGACCGAGTGCCTCGACGCGCTGGCCGGGGTCAGCGACCGGCTCGCAGTCGTCGGGGTGTCGTTCGGGGCCGAGCTGGCGCTGGTTCTGGCCGCGCAGGACCCCCGGGTGACGTCGGTCGCCGCCTTCGCCCCGTCGTCGGTGGTGTGGGCCGGGGTCGCGGACGACGGCCCCGGAGGGGAGGCACGTCAGACGTCGCACTGGTCGCACGGGGGCGAGCCCCTGCCCTTCGTGCCCTTCGACGAGAGCTGGGAGCCTGACAGCGACCCGCCCGCCTTCCGCTCGCTCTACGCGACCAGCCTGGCCGCTCGGCCCGACCTCGTGCGCGCCGCGACCATCCCCGTCGAGCGCATTGGCGGCGACGTCGTGCTCGTGGCCGGCGGCGACGACCAGGTCTGGCCGAGCGTCGACTTCGCCCGCCGCATCGAGGAGCGTCGAGACGCCCACGGCCTCGCGACCAGCGTCGTCGTGCACCACGACGCCGGCCACCGCACCGTGCTCCCCGGGGAGAGCCCGGTCGTCGGCGGCCTCGCCATGCAGCGCGGCGGCACCCCGGAGGCCGACACCGAGCTCGGCCGCTGGGCCTGGCCGCACCTGCTGCGCGCCCTCCACCTGCGCGGCTGA
- a CDS encoding RNA methyltransferase — MLSDYVSLTDVALRRRTEPERGLYLAESEKVIRRALTAGHRPRSFLMARRWLTDLADLVEQAECDGVPVFVGEHDVIEQLTGFHLHRGALASMQRPVLPAVADLLTGARRVAVLEDVVDHTNVGAVFRSAAALGVDAVLITPRCADPLYRRSIRVSMGTVFQVPWTRIDPWPDGIHVLREAGFTVAALALTDDSVALDDLAADPPERLAVVLGTEGDGLGARTVAAADLAVRIPMAGGVDSLNVAAASAVAFWALRAPTP; from the coding sequence CTGCTGTCGGACTACGTCTCGCTCACCGACGTGGCCCTGCGCCGTCGCACCGAGCCGGAGCGAGGCCTCTATCTCGCAGAGTCGGAGAAGGTGATCCGACGGGCGCTCACCGCCGGTCACCGGCCGCGGTCGTTCCTGATGGCCCGGCGCTGGCTGACCGACCTGGCCGACCTCGTCGAGCAGGCCGAGTGCGACGGCGTGCCGGTCTTCGTCGGCGAGCACGACGTCATCGAGCAGCTCACCGGGTTCCACCTGCACCGGGGAGCCCTGGCTTCGATGCAGCGGCCGGTCCTCCCCGCCGTGGCGGACCTCCTCACGGGAGCCCGGCGGGTGGCGGTCCTCGAGGACGTCGTCGACCACACCAACGTGGGTGCGGTCTTCCGCTCGGCGGCAGCCCTGGGCGTCGACGCGGTGCTCATCACCCCGCGGTGCGCCGACCCGCTCTACCGGCGCTCCATCCGGGTGTCGATGGGTACGGTCTTCCAGGTGCCGTGGACGCGCATCGACCCGTGGCCGGACGGGATCCACGTGCTGCGCGAGGCGGGCTTCACGGTCGCAGCCCTGGCGCTGACCGACGACTCGGTCGCTCTCGACGACCTGGCCGCCGACCCACCCGAGCGACTTGCGGTGGTGCTGGGCACCGAGGGTGACGGGCTGGGGGCCAGGACGGTCGCGGCCGCCGACCTGGCGGTGCGCATCCCCATGGCCGGCGGCGTCGACTCGCTCAACGTCGCGGCCGCCAGCGCAGTGGCCTTCTGGGCCCTGCGTGCACCCACCCCCTGA
- a CDS encoding DUF3037 domain-containing protein has product MPSITGTTNVVRPADGEFLGYQYVVLRCVPRVEREEFVNVGVVLFAQGPGFLDAAFHLDAPRLLALAPGLDVDQLRHALLAVQQVCRGETGRGLPTLETPGQRYGWITASRSTVLQPGPRHGGVCLDPPQQLARLLRTLVA; this is encoded by the coding sequence GTGCCGTCGATCACCGGCACCACCAACGTCGTTCGTCCCGCCGACGGTGAGTTCCTGGGATACCAGTACGTCGTGCTCCGGTGCGTGCCGCGGGTCGAGCGCGAGGAGTTCGTCAACGTCGGGGTCGTGCTCTTCGCCCAGGGGCCCGGCTTCCTCGATGCCGCCTTCCACCTCGATGCCCCGCGGCTGCTCGCCCTCGCTCCCGGCCTCGACGTCGACCAGCTGCGCCACGCCCTGCTCGCGGTGCAGCAGGTCTGCCGGGGCGAGACCGGGCGCGGCCTGCCCACGCTCGAGACCCCGGGCCAGCGCTACGGGTGGATCACCGCGTCGCGCTCCACCGTCCTGCAGCCGGGCCCCCGCCACGGTGGCGTGTGCCTCGACCCACCCCAGCAGCTGGCCCGGCTGCTGCGCACGCTGGTGGCCTGA